The following proteins are co-located in the Candidatus Nanopelagicales bacterium genome:
- a CDS encoding transaldolase family protein, with product MASDRWKALESAGAMPQRPLWASTGVKDPKYDDTRYVVELVVQGCVNTMPEATMQAVADHGEITGDTITVNIADAQQVFTDIEAVGIDMADVFVTLENEGVEKFVVAWEELLATIDSALAKRGDSGAA from the coding sequence ATGGCGTCGGACCGATGGAAGGCCCTCGAAAGCGCCGGCGCGATGCCGCAGCGCCCCCTGTGGGCATCCACTGGGGTCAAGGACCCCAAGTACGACGACACCCGCTATGTCGTGGAACTGGTCGTCCAGGGGTGTGTCAACACGATGCCCGAAGCGACCATGCAAGCCGTGGCCGATCACGGCGAGATCACAGGCGACACCATCACCGTGAACATCGCCGATGCCCAACAGGTGTTCACCGACATCGAGGCCGTCGGTATCGACATGGCTGATGTGTTCGTGACACTGGAGAACGAGGGCGTCGAGAAGTTCGTGGTCGCGTGGGAGGAACTGCTCGCCACCATCGACAGTGCGCTGGCGAAGCGCGGCGATTCGGGCGCCGCATGA
- the zwf gene encoding glucose-6-phosphate dehydrogenase produces the protein MRSGHLRCHGRPGAQEGHARHLRPGQPRSPPPNFALVGFARRDWEDQDFAQIVHDSVKEHSRTEFREDVWEQLSEGIRFVAGDLGDDEAFDQLAAVIADLDNLRGTGGNHAFYFSIPPKFFPIVVKQLKRSGLSDSSTGAWRRVVIEKPFGHDLKSAQELNAIVDEVFDPGSVFRIDHYLGKETVQNLLAIRFANNLFEPIWNNGFVDHVQITMAEDIGIGSRAGYYDGIGAARDVIQNHLMQLMALTAMEEPANFDAESVRLEKEKVLRSVVLPKNLDKHTARGQYAAGWQGGVPVVGYLEEAGIPPTSKTDTFAAIRLDVENRRWAGVPFYLRTGKRLGRRVTEIAIVFKRAPHLPFAQTAVEELGQNAIVLRVQPDEGMTVRFGSKVPGTTMEVRDVSMDFQYGDSFTQASPEAYERLILDVLLGEAPLFPRHEEVEMSWKILDPILDHWAANGQPDQYTSGGWGPKSAYEMMAADGRTWRRP, from the coding sequence CTGCGGTCTGGTCATCTTCGGTGTCACGGGAGACCTGGCGCGCAAGAAGGTCATGCCCGCCATCTACGACCTGGCCAACCGCGGTCTCCTCCCCCCAACTTCGCGCTCGTCGGATTCGCCCGGCGCGACTGGGAGGACCAGGACTTCGCGCAGATCGTGCATGACTCGGTCAAGGAGCACTCCCGCACCGAGTTCCGCGAGGACGTCTGGGAGCAGTTGAGCGAGGGAATTCGGTTCGTCGCCGGGGACCTCGGTGATGACGAAGCATTCGACCAGCTGGCTGCCGTCATCGCCGATTTGGACAACCTACGAGGTACCGGGGGCAACCACGCCTTCTACTTCTCGATCCCGCCCAAGTTCTTCCCGATCGTGGTCAAGCAGTTGAAACGTTCGGGCCTCAGCGACTCCAGCACAGGGGCTTGGCGCCGGGTGGTGATCGAGAAACCCTTCGGACACGACCTCAAGTCCGCCCAGGAACTCAACGCCATCGTCGATGAGGTGTTCGACCCCGGCTCGGTGTTCCGTATCGACCACTACCTGGGTAAGGAAACCGTCCAGAACCTCCTGGCGATCCGGTTCGCCAACAACTTGTTCGAGCCCATCTGGAACAACGGCTTCGTCGATCACGTCCAGATCACCATGGCCGAGGACATCGGCATCGGCAGTCGAGCGGGCTACTACGACGGCATCGGTGCCGCCCGCGACGTCATCCAGAACCACCTCATGCAGCTCATGGCACTGACCGCGATGGAAGAACCCGCCAACTTCGACGCGGAATCAGTGCGCCTGGAGAAGGAGAAGGTCCTGCGCTCGGTCGTCCTGCCCAAGAACCTCGACAAGCACACGGCCCGAGGCCAGTACGCAGCCGGGTGGCAGGGCGGCGTCCCAGTGGTCGGGTACCTCGAAGAGGCCGGCATCCCGCCCACATCCAAGACCGATACGTTCGCTGCGATCCGCCTGGATGTGGAGAATCGACGCTGGGCGGGCGTGCCTTTCTACCTGCGCACGGGCAAACGACTGGGGCGGCGAGTCACCGAGATCGCCATCGTGTTCAAACGGGCGCCACACCTGCCATTCGCACAGACCGCGGTGGAAGAACTGGGCCAGAACGCGATCGTGTTACGGGTGCAACCGGACGAGGGCATGACGGTGCGGTTCGGCTCCAAGGTCCCCGGCACCACTATGGAAGTTCGCGACGTGAGTATGGACTTCCAGTACGGCGACTCGTTCACGCAAGCCTCACCCGAGGCGTACGAACGGCTGATCCTCGACGTGTTGCTCGGCGAAGCGCCGCTGTTCCCCCGGCACGAGGAAGTGGAGATGTCGTGGAAGATCCTCGACCCGATCCTCGACCACTGGGCGGCCAACGGGCAGCCTGACCAGTACACCTCCGGTGGCTGGGGCCCCAAGTCCGCATACGAAATGATGGCCGCCGACGGCCGGACCTGGAGGCGGCCATGA
- the pgl gene encoding 6-phosphogluconolactonase: MTAVEVIVHPDSESLAASVAARLITSIIDAQVAHGDAGVVLTGGGMGGKSQRAVVANPAARAVAWDAVDFYWGDERFVAATDPDRNEKQAYDAMLSALPIDQARVHAMPATGGSWGDDPVAAADAHAAELARVAAGQGASGGLAVPRFDVLMLGVGPDAHIASLFPEHGETTVADRTVVPVTDSPKPPPTRLSFTFPVICSATEVWLVAAGQEKAAALAEALAPGADRNRYPAAGAVGTRRTLALIDESAASELPDSLRHRS, translated from the coding sequence ATGACCGCCGTCGAGGTCATCGTCCATCCGGACTCGGAGTCGCTCGCCGCTTCGGTCGCCGCTCGGCTGATCACGTCGATCATCGATGCGCAGGTGGCACACGGGGACGCGGGCGTCGTGCTGACCGGTGGAGGTATGGGTGGCAAGAGCCAGCGGGCCGTCGTCGCCAACCCGGCGGCCCGGGCGGTCGCCTGGGATGCGGTCGACTTCTACTGGGGTGATGAGCGGTTCGTGGCAGCGACAGATCCGGATCGTAACGAGAAGCAGGCGTACGATGCCATGCTCTCCGCCTTGCCGATCGACCAAGCTCGGGTGCACGCCATGCCTGCCACCGGCGGGTCGTGGGGGGACGATCCCGTCGCTGCCGCAGACGCCCACGCCGCTGAACTGGCGCGGGTGGCGGCCGGCCAGGGCGCCAGTGGTGGCCTCGCGGTGCCCCGGTTCGACGTCCTCATGCTCGGCGTGGGGCCCGATGCCCACATCGCCTCGCTGTTCCCCGAGCATGGCGAGACGACCGTCGCAGACCGCACGGTCGTCCCCGTCACCGACTCCCCCAAGCCGCCTCCGACGCGGCTGTCATTCACATTTCCGGTGATCTGCTCGGCCACCGAAGTATGGCTCGTCGCCGCCGGCCAGGAGAAGGCAGCGGCACTCGCTGAGGCGTTGGCTCCTGGTGCGGACCGCAACCGATACCCGGCAGCGGGAGCAGTCGGAACACGCCGAACGCTCGCCCTGATCGACGAATCAGCGGCGTCTGAGTTGCCGGACAGTTTGCGTCACCGCTCCTGA
- a CDS encoding multidrug efflux SMR transporter: MTWLMLIGAIVFEVAGTISLKLSDGFTKIAWVAVLIVCYAIAFFLLASVLSEGMPVGVAYGIWAASGVALMAIAGRFLFGDALTPVSIAGIGFIIAGVLVVELGSHA, translated from the coding sequence ATGACCTGGCTGATGCTGATCGGGGCGATCGTCTTCGAGGTCGCCGGCACGATCTCTCTGAAGCTGTCGGACGGATTCACGAAGATCGCTTGGGTGGCGGTCCTCATCGTGTGCTACGCGATCGCATTCTTCCTGCTCGCAAGCGTGTTGAGTGAGGGCATGCCCGTCGGCGTCGCCTATGGGATCTGGGCGGCGTCGGGTGTCGCCCTGATGGCAATCGCCGGGCGCTTCCTGTTCGGCGACGCCCTGACCCCGGTCTCAATCGCCGGAATAGGGTTCATCATCGCCGGAGTCCTGGTGGTGGAGCTCGGTTCGCACGCCTAA
- a CDS encoding RNA polymerase-binding protein RbpA, with the protein MAGGQAIRGSRVGAGPMGEAERGETAPRVEISFWCANGHESTPSFLRGASVPESWDCPRCGWPAGRDQDNPPAPPKIEPYKTHLAYVKERRSESDAEAILNEALEDLRNDPF; encoded by the coding sequence GTGGCAGGTGGACAAGCCATTCGCGGCAGCCGAGTCGGCGCCGGACCGATGGGCGAAGCGGAACGGGGCGAAACCGCTCCGAGAGTCGAGATTTCGTTCTGGTGCGCCAACGGCCACGAGAGCACGCCGAGTTTCCTGCGCGGAGCGTCGGTGCCCGAGTCCTGGGACTGCCCACGCTGTGGATGGCCCGCCGGGCGCGACCAGGACAACCCACCCGCCCCGCCCAAGATCGAGCCGTACAAGACCCATCTCGCCTATGTCAAAGAGCGGCGTTCGGAGTCCGACGCCGAGGCCATCTTGAACGAAGCGCTCGAGGATCTGCGCAACGACCCGTTCTGA
- the tkt gene encoding transketolase has product MSDIEWTELDDRAVATARVLAADAVHKTGNGHPGTAMSLAPAAYLLFQQFLRHDPADAKWLGRDRFVLSAGHSSLTLYIQLYLSGYGLELGDLESFRTWGSLTPGHPEYGHTVGVETTTGPLGQGLSTGVGMAMAQRYERGLFDPDAAPGTSPFDYHVWVIAGDGCLEEGITSEASSLAGTQQLSNLTVIWDDNHISIEDDTAIAFSEDPVARYRAYGWHTDEVALGEDGSVDVPGLAAALERARAVTDKPTFIRLRSIIGWPAPTKKNTYLAHGSDLGAEEVAAVKEILGFDPDRSFQVDDTVLAHARKVKDRGEALKAEWQPTFEAWRTANPDRAALLDRIQSGVLPDIELPQFPAGQSIATRKASSAVIQAIAAALPEFVGGSADLAESNLTTIEGAPSFLPESIFVKKDSPFAGPHSPYGRVLHFGVREHAMGAALNGMALSDILKPFGGTFLVFSDYMRGAVRVGALMDIPVTYVWSHDSIGLGEDGPTHQPIEHLWALRLIPQLNVVRPADATETATCWVEILRRGKPAGIILSRQGLPTIDREICASADLVSKGAYVLSDCDGTPDVLLLATGSEVQLAQAAQQTLAADGVAARVVSMPCLEWFEGQDQSYRDSVLPPAVTARVSVEAGATLGWWKYIGDHGRAIGVDHFGASADGALLFKEFGITADAVVSAAKESIAATRSA; this is encoded by the coding sequence GTGAGCGACATCGAATGGACCGAGTTGGACGATCGAGCCGTCGCTACGGCGCGGGTGCTGGCCGCGGACGCGGTGCACAAGACCGGCAACGGTCATCCGGGGACCGCCATGAGCTTGGCACCCGCGGCGTACCTGCTGTTCCAGCAGTTCCTGCGCCACGATCCCGCCGACGCCAAGTGGCTCGGCCGCGACCGCTTCGTGCTGTCCGCGGGGCACTCCAGTCTCACGCTCTACATCCAGCTGTACTTGTCCGGCTACGGCCTGGAACTGGGTGACCTGGAGTCTTTCCGCACCTGGGGCAGCCTTACCCCGGGTCACCCCGAGTACGGCCACACCGTCGGCGTCGAGACCACCACCGGCCCGCTTGGCCAGGGCCTGTCCACCGGCGTCGGCATGGCGATGGCACAACGCTACGAGCGCGGACTGTTCGACCCCGACGCTGCACCGGGCACCAGCCCCTTCGACTACCACGTGTGGGTCATTGCCGGTGACGGCTGCCTGGAGGAAGGCATCACGTCTGAGGCCTCGTCGTTGGCCGGCACCCAGCAACTGTCGAACCTCACGGTCATCTGGGACGACAACCACATCTCGATCGAGGACGACACCGCGATCGCGTTCAGCGAGGATCCTGTCGCCCGCTACCGCGCCTATGGCTGGCACACCGATGAGGTGGCCCTGGGTGAGGACGGATCCGTCGATGTCCCCGGCCTGGCGGCTGCACTGGAGCGCGCCCGCGCCGTCACCGACAAACCCACGTTCATCCGGCTTCGCAGCATCATCGGATGGCCGGCTCCCACGAAGAAGAACACCTATCTCGCGCACGGTTCGGACCTGGGCGCCGAAGAGGTGGCCGCCGTCAAGGAGATCCTCGGCTTCGATCCCGACCGATCGTTCCAGGTCGATGACACCGTGCTCGCTCACGCCCGCAAGGTCAAGGACCGCGGCGAGGCGCTGAAGGCCGAGTGGCAACCGACCTTCGAGGCATGGCGCACTGCCAACCCCGATCGCGCCGCGCTGCTGGACCGCATCCAATCCGGCGTCCTGCCCGACATCGAACTCCCGCAGTTCCCCGCCGGGCAGTCCATCGCCACGCGCAAGGCGTCCTCCGCGGTGATCCAGGCGATCGCAGCGGCATTGCCGGAATTCGTCGGCGGTTCGGCTGACCTTGCGGAAAGCAACCTGACCACGATCGAGGGTGCCCCCTCGTTCCTGCCGGAGAGCATCTTCGTGAAGAAGGACTCCCCCTTCGCCGGACCCCATTCACCTTATGGTCGCGTGCTGCATTTCGGGGTTCGTGAACATGCCATGGGGGCGGCGCTGAACGGCATGGCGCTGTCCGACATCCTCAAGCCGTTCGGGGGCACGTTCCTGGTGTTCAGTGACTACATGCGCGGCGCGGTTCGCGTCGGTGCCTTGATGGACATCCCCGTCACCTACGTGTGGTCACACGACTCCATCGGTCTCGGTGAGGACGGCCCCACGCACCAGCCGATCGAGCACCTGTGGGCCCTGCGCCTGATCCCGCAGTTGAACGTTGTGCGTCCGGCCGACGCCACCGAGACCGCGACCTGCTGGGTGGAGATCCTGCGACGTGGCAAGCCTGCTGGGATCATCCTGAGCCGTCAGGGCCTCCCCACCATCGATCGTGAGATCTGCGCGTCCGCGGACCTCGTGTCCAAAGGGGCCTATGTTCTGTCGGACTGCGACGGCACTCCCGACGTACTGCTTCTGGCGACGGGCTCGGAGGTGCAACTGGCCCAGGCGGCGCAGCAGACCCTGGCCGCTGACGGCGTTGCTGCCCGGGTCGTGTCGATGCCATGCCTGGAGTGGTTCGAGGGCCAAGACCAGTCCTACCGTGACTCGGTCTTGCCGCCTGCGGTCACCGCGCGGGTGTCGGTCGAGGCCGGCGCCACGCTTGGGTGGTGGAAGTACATCGGCGATCACGGCCGAGCGATCGGTGTCGACCACTTCGGGGCCTCCGCAGACGGCGCATTGTTGTTCAAGGAGTTCGGCATCACCGCGGACGCTGTCGTTTCGGCAGCGAAGGAGTCCATCGCGGCGACCAGGTCAGCGTGA
- a CDS encoding multidrug efflux SMR transporter yields MIVYLLLTGAIVSEVIGTMALKLSDGFTQAGWAALVAVGYLLAFYLLSQVLSRGMAIGIAYGIWGACGVALTAVLGHVIFDDPLTILMAIGIVLIVVGVLAVELGSEHSHPTAGDAT; encoded by the coding sequence GTGATCGTCTACCTGCTGTTGACGGGGGCGATCGTCAGCGAGGTGATCGGGACGATGGCGTTGAAACTCTCGGACGGTTTCACCCAGGCCGGCTGGGCGGCTCTTGTCGCGGTGGGGTATCTGTTGGCTTTCTACCTGTTGTCGCAGGTGCTCTCGCGCGGGATGGCGATCGGAATCGCCTACGGCATCTGGGGCGCCTGCGGCGTCGCCTTGACCGCTGTTCTGGGCCACGTGATCTTCGACGATCCGCTCACGATTCTGATGGCCATCGGGATCGTATTGATCGTGGTCGGAGTTCTGGCCGTCGAGCTGGGTTCGGAACATTCCCACCCCACCGCTGGGGACGCCACATGA
- a CDS encoding glucose-6-phosphate dehydrogenase assembly protein OpcA: MIRLEDTTGNAVAAAISAERHRMGALATGMVLTLLVLADEETQADATQAASYAAQEHPMRIVVLIPRKGRSAPRLDAEISVGGDEGPGEVAVLRLRGELAKHPGSVAIPLLLTDTPVVAWWPHDAPKIPIHDPIGAHAQRRITTAMTAARQVVALQDRVAGYHPGDTDLAWTQTTNWRTLLATSLDQPHGHLVGAEVSGQRSHASAFMLAAWLHSRLKVPVNVINSRGPGITSVRMITSTGDITISRPDGRVAKLTRAGLPPATIALPRRETGDLLAEELRRLDADEVYGEALQALAGVGEGKLRLEGGGTKKARKPAAKRGARKTTAKKTPAARKAPAKAPAKKAPAKKAPAKKAPVKKATGKKS, translated from the coding sequence ATGATCCGCTTGGAGGACACCACCGGTAACGCGGTCGCTGCGGCGATCTCCGCCGAACGCCACCGTATGGGGGCCCTGGCCACCGGCATGGTGCTGACCCTCTTGGTTCTCGCCGACGAGGAGACCCAGGCCGATGCAACCCAGGCCGCGTCCTACGCCGCTCAGGAGCATCCCATGCGCATCGTCGTACTGATTCCCCGGAAGGGGCGGTCAGCTCCGCGTCTCGATGCCGAGATCTCGGTCGGCGGCGACGAGGGGCCAGGCGAGGTCGCGGTGCTGCGGCTGCGTGGAGAACTGGCCAAGCACCCGGGGTCGGTGGCGATTCCGCTGCTCCTCACCGATACTCCGGTGGTCGCCTGGTGGCCGCACGATGCGCCCAAGATCCCCATCCATGACCCGATCGGGGCCCACGCCCAGCGCCGGATCACCACGGCCATGACCGCTGCCCGCCAGGTGGTGGCGCTCCAGGATCGCGTCGCGGGATACCACCCCGGCGACACGGACCTGGCGTGGACACAAACCACCAACTGGCGCACCCTGCTCGCCACCAGCCTGGATCAACCCCACGGCCACCTGGTCGGGGCCGAGGTCAGCGGTCAGCGGTCGCACGCCTCCGCTTTCATGCTGGCTGCCTGGCTGCACTCCCGGCTGAAGGTGCCGGTGAATGTCATCAACAGCCGCGGTCCGGGGATCACCAGTGTGCGGATGATCACGAGCACGGGCGACATCACGATCAGTCGACCCGATGGCAGGGTGGCGAAGTTGACGCGTGCCGGTCTGCCCCCGGCCACGATCGCGCTGCCCCGCCGTGAGACCGGCGACCTGCTCGCTGAGGAACTGCGTCGGCTCGACGCCGACGAGGTGTACGGCGAGGCCCTGCAGGCGCTGGCGGGCGTCGGTGAGGGCAAACTGAGACTGGAAGGCGGCGGGACCAAGAAGGCCCGCAAGCCGGCGGCGAAGCGCGGCGCTCGGAAGACAACGGCGAAGAAGACCCCAGCAGCGAGGAAAGCGCCCGCGAAGGCCCCGGCCAAGAAGGCACCGGCCAAGAAGGCACCGGCCAAGAAGGCACCGGTCAAGAAGGCAACCGGGAAGAAGTCATGA
- a CDS encoding heme o synthase, producing the protein MTAIDPSESLAAVRPTSPASAPMRSRGATIKAYVALTKPRIIELLLVTTVPAMLLAAQGLPDLRIAIGTLIGGTLAAAGANTMNSYLDRDIDAVMHRTGARPLATGTIPARNAIIFGWILSILAVVVLWVTTNPVAAVLGALAIAMYVVGYTLVLKRRTPQNIVWGGAAGCMPVLIGWSAVTGSLAWPPVVLFLIVFFWTPPHYWPLSLRYRADYAAANVPMLPVVADSKAVAKRIVRYSWVMVAVSLLLIPVASMGWLYSGVAVVLGALFLWEAYALQRRVGTARLNPMRLFHGSITYLSLLFLAVGIDPFLG; encoded by the coding sequence GTGACGGCGATCGACCCGAGTGAGTCACTCGCCGCCGTCCGCCCGACGTCGCCGGCGTCGGCTCCCATGCGCTCCCGCGGCGCCACCATCAAGGCGTATGTCGCGCTCACCAAGCCGCGCATCATCGAACTGTTGCTGGTCACGACGGTGCCTGCGATGCTGCTCGCGGCTCAAGGGCTGCCAGACCTGCGAATAGCGATCGGCACGCTGATCGGTGGGACCTTGGCCGCTGCGGGCGCCAACACCATGAACTCCTACCTCGACCGCGACATCGACGCGGTCATGCACCGCACCGGCGCCCGTCCGCTGGCCACCGGCACGATCCCCGCGCGCAATGCGATCATCTTCGGTTGGATCCTGTCGATCCTCGCCGTCGTCGTGCTGTGGGTCACCACCAACCCGGTCGCGGCGGTGCTGGGCGCGCTGGCGATCGCCATGTACGTCGTCGGATACACGCTGGTACTCAAGCGCCGCACTCCGCAGAACATCGTGTGGGGCGGTGCCGCCGGTTGCATGCCTGTTCTGATCGGTTGGTCAGCGGTGACCGGATCCCTCGCCTGGCCCCCGGTCGTGCTCTTCCTGATCGTGTTCTTCTGGACCCCACCGCACTACTGGCCTTTGTCGCTGCGCTACCGCGCCGACTACGCCGCTGCCAATGTCCCGATGCTTCCCGTTGTCGCCGATTCCAAGGCCGTCGCCAAGCGCATCGTGCGCTACTCCTGGGTCATGGTGGCCGTATCACTGCTGCTGATCCCGGTCGCGAGCATGGGATGGCTGTACTCCGGAGTTGCCGTGGTGCTGGGTGCGCTGTTCCTGTGGGAGGCCTACGCGCTACAACGCCGGGTCGGGACCGCGCGATTGAACCCCATGCGGTTGTTCCATGGCTCGATCACTTACCTGTCGCTGCTGTTCCTCGCCGTCGGTATCGATCCGTTCCTGGGCTGA
- the secG gene encoding preprotein translocase subunit SecG, producing the protein MTLVLQIVLVLTSLLLIGLILLHKGKGGGLSDMFGGGISSSVGGSSVAEKNLDRITIVIAVIWLASIVGLGLLVGSASE; encoded by the coding sequence GTGACCCTTGTCCTGCAGATCGTGCTGGTGTTGACGAGCCTGCTGCTCATCGGGCTGATCCTGCTCCACAAGGGCAAGGGTGGCGGCCTGTCGGACATGTTCGGCGGCGGAATCAGCAGCAGCGTCGGGGGTTCCTCGGTCGCGGAGAAGAACCTCGACCGCATCACGATCGTCATCGCCGTCATCTGGCTGGCCAGTATCGTCGGGCTCGGCCTGCTGGTTGGCAGCGCATCTGAGTAG
- the tpiA gene encoding triose-phosphate isomerase produces MADRRPLMAGNWKMNLNHLEAIAHVQKIAFSLNEKDLTEVEVAVIPPFTDLRSVQTLIEGDKYKIAFGAQDCSEHDSGAYTGEVSAAMLAKLGCTFVVVGHSERREYHDETDEVVNTKAKQVIKNDMTPIVCVGEGLAIRQAGDHVQYTLDQVSGSLAGIPADQIAELVVAYEPVWAIGTGEVATPQDAQEVCGAIRSHIANMHSADVADRTRILYGGSVKSSNVAAIMAEADIDGALIGGASLDPDEFVTICKFPQHPPLT; encoded by the coding sequence ATGGCCGATCGGCGACCGCTCATGGCGGGCAACTGGAAGATGAACCTCAACCACCTGGAGGCCATCGCACACGTCCAGAAGATCGCGTTCTCGCTCAACGAGAAGGACCTCACCGAGGTCGAGGTCGCGGTCATTCCGCCGTTCACGGACCTTCGATCGGTTCAGACGCTGATCGAGGGGGACAAGTACAAGATCGCTTTCGGAGCGCAGGACTGCTCCGAGCATGACTCCGGTGCCTACACCGGCGAGGTGTCCGCGGCCATGCTCGCCAAGTTGGGGTGCACATTCGTGGTGGTCGGCCACAGCGAGCGCCGTGAGTATCACGACGAGACAGACGAGGTCGTCAACACCAAGGCCAAGCAGGTCATCAAGAACGACATGACCCCCATCGTGTGCGTGGGGGAGGGGCTGGCCATCCGGCAAGCCGGCGACCACGTCCAGTACACGCTCGATCAGGTCTCCGGCTCCCTCGCGGGGATTCCCGCGGACCAGATCGCGGAGTTGGTCGTCGCCTACGAACCGGTCTGGGCGATCGGCACGGGCGAGGTGGCGACGCCGCAGGACGCCCAAGAGGTGTGCGGTGCCATCCGCTCGCACATCGCGAACATGCATTCGGCTGATGTCGCCGACCGCACCCGCATTCTCTACGGCGGCTCGGTGAAGTCGTCCAACGTCGCCGCGATCATGGCCGAAGCGGACATCGACGGTGCACTCATCGGCGGCGCCAGTCTGGACCCCGACGAGTTCGTCACGATCTGCAAGTTCCCGCAGCATCCGCCGCTCACCTGA
- a CDS encoding COX15/CtaA family protein encodes MTTTAPATTTTTDNAAPGWLVNIFRVNLVVQVGIVVTGGLVRLTGSGLGCPTWPECVDGSLVPTNKQEEAWHKYVEFGNRLLTFLLAIAALAAIVGVLVWWRRQKSAALPARPPVMWLAAVPIVGTVAQAVLGGITVLTGLHPLIVAAHFLLSIAIIAGCVLLVDRAQDPADRPTLPIVRRELLWLGNALVATALAVIVLGTIVTGAGPNSGDADVTHRLGIDQRVAAWVHADVVYLFIGLMIAMLVALRLVDGPTLAWRRMWLLVAAALLNGVVGYAQLFTGLPWAFVATHMLLACPHLGGGHQGAPGATNPRRDGPGSRRSALSRVGSAQERIDTDGEEQQRQVSDRAMEQPHGVQSRGPDPAL; translated from the coding sequence GTGACGACGACAGCGCCAGCCACGACCACGACAACCGACAACGCAGCCCCCGGGTGGCTGGTCAACATCTTCCGCGTGAACCTGGTCGTGCAGGTCGGAATCGTCGTGACCGGCGGCCTGGTCCGCCTCACAGGTTCGGGTCTGGGCTGTCCGACGTGGCCCGAGTGCGTCGACGGCTCCCTCGTTCCGACCAACAAGCAAGAGGAGGCCTGGCACAAGTACGTCGAGTTCGGCAACCGGCTACTCACGTTCCTGCTGGCGATCGCCGCCCTGGCAGCGATCGTCGGTGTCCTGGTCTGGTGGCGTCGGCAGAAGTCCGCTGCACTGCCTGCCCGACCACCAGTGATGTGGCTGGCAGCGGTGCCCATCGTCGGCACCGTCGCCCAGGCAGTGCTCGGTGGGATCACGGTGCTGACCGGCCTTCACCCGCTGATCGTTGCCGCGCACTTCCTGCTGTCGATCGCGATCATCGCCGGGTGTGTCCTGCTCGTGGACCGAGCTCAGGACCCTGCTGATCGCCCGACCCTGCCCATCGTGCGCCGCGAACTGCTGTGGCTCGGCAATGCGCTCGTGGCGACCGCCCTTGCGGTGATCGTCCTGGGAACCATCGTGACCGGAGCCGGCCCCAACTCCGGCGACGCGGACGTGACCCACCGCCTGGGCATCGATCAGCGCGTGGCGGCGTGGGTACACGCGGACGTCGTGTATCTCTTCATCGGCTTGATGATCGCGATGCTCGTAGCCCTACGGCTGGTCGACGGGCCCACGCTCGCGTGGCGCCGCATGTGGCTGCTGGTGGCGGCAGCGCTGCTCAACGGCGTTGTCGGATACGCCCAGCTGTTCACCGGACTCCCCTGGGCGTTTGTGGCCACCCACATGCTGCTCGCGTGCCCTCATCTGGGTGGCGGCCATCAGGGTGCGCCTGGCGCTACGAACCCGCGGCGTGATGGCCCCGGATCTCGTCGATCTGCGCTGAGCCGCGTCGGCTCAGCCCAGGAACGGATCGATACCGACGGCGAGGAACAGCAGCGACAGGTAAGTGATCGAGCCATGGAACAACCGCATGGGGTTCAATCGCGCGGTCCCGACCCGGCGTTGTAG